The region TACTGTGTTTGCAGCAGAAGAATGGAAAGATAAAATTTAAGGAATGGGAAGCAGTAAATACTCTTCCAGATGTTTTGTGCTGGTAACACAGTTATCGCTCAAACAATTTTGGTTAGCGAAACGATGATTCATGAAAGAAAAAGTAGTATCCTAATAATAACAAATAGAAAACTGATTTAGGGAGGGAACGAAGGAATAAAATAGCTTATAACCGCTATGAACAGGCAAAGTAGGGCTAAGCGCGTCAAGTGCCAGATGGACGGGAAGTTGCCGCTGGACGAAAAATTCTGATTAAAAAGATACTTTTGATCATCAATTTATGATGTTTAACCCGCATTCCGTTGCCACAAGGAGTTTTCTCTTCTGTGGCGCCATCACATTAGGGAGGATCTTTATGTTGAAAAATTTAATATGGCAAGTAAAATCGTCTTTAAAAGAGTTGAATAATGTTCCGACTGTTTCTGTAACAGGAATGTTGGTCGCACTAAGTGTAGTGCTGTCATTTTTTACGATTGTTATCTCCAATGTATTGCAGATTAGTTTTGGTTTTTTGCCTCTTGCGGTAGGCGGAATGTTGTTTGGACCTGTAGTAGGAGGTATTATGGGAATTTTGAGCGATATCCTTGGTTATTTTGTCCATCCAAACGGGCCTTTTTTTCCGGGATTTACATTAAATGCGTTACTTACTGGAACTCTCTATGGTTTTTTTCTCTATAAAAAGCATGTAACCTTAAAGCGTGTGATTTTTGTTTCACTTACGATAACACTTCTCGTTAATATGATGCTTAATCCATTATGGCTCAGTATCATGTATGGCAATGCTTTTTTTGTGCTTGTTATCGGGCGTATTGTTAAAAACCTGCTGATGTTCCCCATTAATACGGCGTTGCTTTACTCAATCCTGAAACCTATGGAAAGAATTAGAACTCTGGAAAGAGTAAGTGGATGATTATAAAACTAGGCAATTCTCACTTATATTATTGTTGAACTGCTTTTATCTTTTTAGGACGAAGTCTATCTGTATTTTTTGACATTTTAATGAAAGGAGTTGTGAATACTTGGAAAAATCTATTTTAATACCTCCAAAAATAGTGGAGAGCTTTATTGAAACAGGTCGAAAGAATGAGATCTTTCATATTATACTGTCCTGCAAATTCTGTAACATTAATTATTAATAGTTCTTTGAACAGCTATTAAACTACATTGGAGGAGGAAATTTTCGTGGAAAGATCACTTGTTATATTAAAGCCTGATGCAACAAAAAGAAAACTACTGGGAGAGCTCATAAGCAGATTTGAGAAGAAAAATATGGAGATTACAGATGCTAAGATGGAAGTCATCAGTAGAGATATTGCAGAAGCTCACTATTCCCATGTTAAGCATCTGCCTTTTTATGATGATATGATTGCATATATGACATCCTCCCCTTCTTTAATAATGGTGGTGAAAGGGGAGGAGGCAATTCGGGTTATCAGAAGTATGATAGGTAAAACAAACACTTTTGAAGCACAACAAGGAACAATACGAGGAGATTATGGGCTACATTTATTCCAAAACTTAATACATGCTTCGGATTCGATTGAAAGCGCAGAGATAGAAATACAAAGATTTTTTGGAGTCCAAGAAAGAGAAAGATAAATATGAAGATATGCTGGATAATGATTTTTGTAAAAAATATGGATGAGTCAATTCAATTTTATCATGAAATACTTGACCTTCCTGTAAACAAAAGGTTTGGAGGTATAAAAGGACCAGAAATTGCATTTTTAGGTGACAGTGAAACACAGGTGGAATTAGTTTGCAATCCTGAAAAGCTGGATGGAATATATGGATCAAATATATCAATAGGGTTTGATGTTGTCTCTGTTGATAACCTGATTAGTGACCTGCAAAAGAAAGCAATTCCAATTTATGATGGACCATATCAGCCAACTGCTAAATTAAAGTTCTTTTATGTATTAGATCCAAATGGAGTATCAATTCAATTTGTTGAACGCCATCATTGATATTAAATACATTTTGGTCCCATAAAAATTTAAAAAATATAATTATTTATAATATTGTTTGGAGTTATTTCATCAGCTTTTACCATATTTGCTTGAAAAATGCCACAGGGCATACTGCTAAGCATATGCTTATTTTTT is a window of [Clostridium] saccharolyticum WM1 DNA encoding:
- a CDS encoding folate family ECF transporter S component, with translation MLKNLIWQVKSSLKELNNVPTVSVTGMLVALSVVLSFFTIVISNVLQISFGFLPLAVGGMLFGPVVGGIMGILSDILGYFVHPNGPFFPGFTLNALLTGTLYGFFLYKKHVTLKRVIFVSLTITLLVNMMLNPLWLSIMYGNAFFVLVIGRIVKNLLMFPINTALLYSILKPMERIRTLERVSG
- the ndk gene encoding nucleoside-diphosphate kinase, which translates into the protein MERSLVILKPDATKRKLLGELISRFEKKNMEITDAKMEVISRDIAEAHYSHVKHLPFYDDMIAYMTSSPSLIMVVKGEEAIRVIRSMIGKTNTFEAQQGTIRGDYGLHLFQNLIHASDSIESAEIEIQRFFGVQERER
- a CDS encoding VOC family protein gives rise to the protein MKICWIMIFVKNMDESIQFYHEILDLPVNKRFGGIKGPEIAFLGDSETQVELVCNPEKLDGIYGSNISIGFDVVSVDNLISDLQKKAIPIYDGPYQPTAKLKFFYVLDPNGVSIQFVERHH